One Ranitomeya imitator isolate aRanImi1 chromosome 1, aRanImi1.pri, whole genome shotgun sequence DNA window includes the following coding sequences:
- the MED26 gene encoding mediator of RNA polymerase II transcription subunit 26 encodes MTAAPVSPREIRERLMQAIDTHSNIINMVAVLEVISSLEKYPITKEALEETRLGKLINDVRKKTSNEDLAKRAKKLLRSWQKLIEPVQQNEQSARGTPNPPGSANGGGTHNCKGESTPAVLLSGKPVQDLKVRNDIQKAHSPKAEKLANRKRKADLRDGTQGPANKVAKPSHELFPNSSPLPTNGIGGSPPEILLSPLDGNTQTNRLDTENDKHGKIPVNAVRPHTNSPGLVKHPSTSSLLKTAVLQQQSAALEDAHSYQPRSPRCSSFSPRGTRAELVPRQHTTYAPKGSAPSPSQRLPGVDTAHTPSYQSPGHPATLPAITKRLESPRREMAISSPHGSVEQPLHGDCHNQQSPRITQQHTPWSSQSHVDLQTPRSGFSPEPSKIDSDDAASGSDSRKKKKSRNWGEQEGYSTDSKHTRVKKDRKLKFDFMTGQIKPLTHKDPTQNESSAPSEQHRTETDKQDPKFGLPSPFEQTNWKELSRNEIIQSYLNRQSSLLSSSGVHTQSAHYYMSEYLKQEECTKREARKTHVLVPLAHPSDLPGKTREVTSADLERLHEQHWPGVNGCHDTQGNWFDWTQCISLDPHGDDGRLNILPYVYLD; translated from the exons ATAATTAACATGGTGGCTGTGTTAGAAGTGATCTCCAGCTTGGAGAAGTATCCTATTACCAAAGAGGCACTGGAG GAAACAAGGTTGGGAAAATTAATCAATGATGTTCGAAAAAAGACCAGCAATGAGGATCTTGCTAAACGTGCAAAGAAACTTCTGCGTAGCTGGCAAAAGCTGATCGAGCCCGTGCAACAGAATGAACAATCAGCCAGGGGCACTCCAAATCCACCAGGTTCTGCCAATGGAGGCGGTACCCACAACTGTAAGGGAGAGTCAACCCCAGCCGTACTTCTGAGTGGAAAACCTGTTCAAGACCTAAAAGTCCGGAATGATATCCAGAAGGCACATTCTCCCAAGGCTGAGAAATTGGCTAATAGAAAGAGGAAGGCGGATCTTAGAGATGGTACCCAGGGGCCTGCTAACAAAGTGGCCAAACCAAGTCATGAACTTTTTCCTAACTCCTCACCTCTacctacaaatggcattggtggcagtCCCCCTGAAATCCTGCTTAGTCCGCTTGATGGCAACACACAGACCAACCGACTAGACACTGAGAATGATAAGCATGGTAAAATCCCTGTAAATGCTGTCCGGCCTCATACCAACTCTCCTGGACTTGTAAAACACCCAAGCACTTCCTCTTTGTTAAAAACAGCCGTCCTGCAGCAGCAGAGTGCGGCACTAGAAGATGCCCATTCTTATCAACCACGTAGTCCCCGCTGTTCCTCTTTCAGCCCTCGCGGTACTAGAGCAGAGTTAGTACCACGGCAGCACACCACATATGCACCAAAGGGTTCTGCGCCCAGCCCATCTCAAAGGCTGCCTGGTGTAGACACTGCACATACACCCTCTTATCAATCCCCTGGGCACCCTGCTACACTTCCTGCCATAACAAAAAGACTTGAGTCTCCCAGAAGAGAAATGGCTATCTCTTCACCTCACGGGTCAGTGGAGCAACCACTCCATGGTGACTGTCACAACCAGCAGTCTCCCAGGATAACACAACAGCACACACCATGGAGCAGTCAGTCGCATGTGGACCTTCAAACACCACGCAGTGGCTTTTCACCAGAGCCCTCCAAAATAGACAGCGACGATGCTGCTTCAGGCTCAGACAGTCGAAAGAAAAAGAAATCCCGTAATTGGGGTGAACAAGAAGGGTATTCTACAGATAGCAAACACACACGAGTTAAAAAGGATCGAAAATTAAAATTTGATTTTATGACTGGGCAAATAAAACCATTGACACACAAAGATCCAACTCAGAATGAGAGTTCAGCCCCCTCAGAACAGCACAGGACTGAGACAGACAAACAGGACCCCAAATTTGGTCTGCCAAGTCCTTTTGAGCAAACAAACTGGAAGGAATTGTCTCGAAATGAGATCATCCAGTCCTATCTCAATCGGCAGAGCAGCTTGTTGTCTTCCTCTGGTGTACATACGCAGAGTGCACATTATTATATGTCTGAATATTTAAAACAGGAGGAGTGCACTAAGCGAGAAGCTAGAAAAACTCATGTTTTAGTGCCACTTGCCCACCCTAGTGACCTGCCTGGAAAAACCAGGGAAGTAACTAGTGCTGACTTAGAAAGACTACATGAACAACATTGGCCTGGCGTCAATGGCTGTCATGATACACAGGGCAATTGGTTTGATTGGACGCAGTGCATCTCCTTGGATCCTCATGGTGATGATGGTAGATTAAACATCTTGCCTTATGTCTACCTAGACTGA